A window of bacterium genomic DNA:
TCCCGGGTCCGGTATGCCTACAGTACCCGCGCCGATGGTTCGTTGTTCGGACAATGGAACAATCAATCGAAGAAACTGAACATGAATTTTCGCTGGCATTGGATGCCGAATCTCGGAAGCGACGTTTATCTTGCCTATAACCAGCGGTTCGATACCGTCGGTCGAGTTAAGCCGGTGGATGCGACCGTTTTGTGTAAAGTTACCTATCGGATTGTCGTATAGTTCCAGCGGTATTTTTTTCGAAGCGGGGCGTAACATCGGAGTACGCCCCGTTTTTCTTTGTATTTTATCGGAAACAACCGTGAGCATATCGTGGAACTTCGCGAAGCGTATGAGATTCTTAGTTTGCCATTTGGCGCTCCACTCGATGATGTGAAAAAAGCGTTTCACGACGAAGCGCAACTCTGCCATCCTGACCGCCACAGCACCTCTTCGGAAGGGGTGCGAAAACGAGCGGAAGAGCGGTTTAAGCTGATCAACGAAGCGAATCAAGTCATCGCTGAATTTAACGAACGGTTCGGTAAATTCGAACGCAATGATGGAAATAGTGGCGAAATTATCATTGATAAAGAACCTCACCAACCAGCGAGCAAAGAAGCTTTGGGTAAGTTTATGGTGGGTGAGAATCGTCACTTCGAGACTCAGCTCGACAGTGTTAAGTACTTACTTTTGTACATGGCCGCGCTCTTTTTCGCGTTCCGTGTAAGCGGCGATTCATGGGCTCCCGTTTTGATTGTATTAGGTGGCGGAATCGTTTTACTTTTACTACGAATCCTAATAAGGCGGCGAGGTTAAAACGGAACTACACGAAGCATACGAAATCCTCTCGCTTCCTACCG
This region includes:
- a CDS encoding J domain-containing protein, with the protein product MELREAYEILSLPFGAPLDDVKKAFHDEAQLCHPDRHSTSSEGVRKRAEERFKLINEANQVIAEFNERFGKFERNDGNSGEIIIDKEPHQPASKEALGKFMVGENRHFETQLDSVKYLLLYMAALFFAFRVSGDSWAPVLIVLGGGIVLLLLRILIRRRG